From Polyangiaceae bacterium, a single genomic window includes:
- the era gene encoding GTPase Era produces the protein MRFGSCAIVGRTNVGKSTFLNAVLGQRLAITSPLPQTTRDVLLGIAQHGDAQIAFVDTPGLHDPKHELGRRMNLAALDALRTTDLVVLMTDVGHLTKLRKTPDPSPELVLEADRKLIAEFPSAVPCIFVVNKVDSLKDKTRLLPYLQSVAELREFTAIVPVSVLKDDGVQIVLDEIAPHLPEGPPGYDPDMLTDKPLTFFVREYVREQVMLQLRAEIPHAVAVTVERFDETERNTQIKATIHVEKTSQRGVVVGKQGERIKAIGTKARERLQELLERPVHLELFVRVTERWKDVPRQLTELGYNVADAVDLSPNPRAKS, from the coding sequence ATGCGTTTCGGGTCCTGCGCCATTGTCGGTCGTACCAACGTGGGAAAGTCCACGTTCTTGAATGCGGTGCTTGGCCAGCGCCTGGCGATCACGTCGCCATTGCCGCAAACCACTCGAGACGTGCTCCTGGGTATCGCCCAGCATGGCGACGCTCAGATCGCGTTCGTGGATACACCGGGTCTGCACGACCCGAAACACGAGCTCGGTCGCCGCATGAACTTGGCCGCACTCGACGCCCTCCGCACCACCGATCTGGTCGTGTTGATGACGGACGTCGGACACCTCACCAAGCTGCGGAAGACCCCTGACCCCAGCCCGGAGCTGGTCCTCGAGGCAGACCGCAAATTGATCGCGGAGTTCCCTAGCGCAGTCCCCTGCATCTTCGTGGTCAACAAGGTCGACAGCCTGAAGGACAAGACGCGCCTGCTCCCGTACCTGCAGTCGGTGGCGGAGTTGCGAGAGTTCACGGCCATCGTACCGGTCAGCGTGCTGAAGGACGACGGCGTGCAAATCGTGCTCGACGAGATCGCGCCGCACCTACCCGAAGGACCGCCAGGCTATGACCCGGATATGCTGACGGACAAGCCGCTGACGTTCTTCGTGCGTGAGTACGTACGTGAGCAAGTCATGCTGCAGCTACGCGCCGAGATCCCCCACGCGGTCGCTGTCACCGTGGAGCGCTTCGACGAGACGGAGCGGAACACCCAGATCAAAGCGACTATCCACGTGGAAAAAACTAGCCAACGTGGGGTGGTGGTTGGCAAGCAGGGCGAACGCATCAAGGCCATCGGCACCAAGGCGCGCGAGCGCCTACAGGAGCTGCTCGAGCGTCCAGTTCACCTGGAGCTCTTCGTGCGTGTGACCGAGCGCTGGAAGGACGTCCCCCGCCAGCTCACGGAGCTTGGCTACAACGTTGCAGACGCCGTCGATCTGAGCCCCAACCCGCGAGCCAAATCATGA
- a CDS encoding flippase-like domain-containing protein — MREPWMRRYGLRLVASLLAGLVALWVLHAGGLPLVPPASALKAVAPWSIAAYAVGFSLVHLLRAARWHWLLRPLGEVSFRRMLNVSFIGFAAIVVLPLRSGEFVRPVLIRKDTNIGGWAATGTIAAERVIDGVLVSLLLLLGLLASTPLDPLPDRIGELAVPARVIPGLAYSALALFAGAFTAMGLFYVKRELTTRLVSATLGRVSPRLGAWLTTRLEQLASGLSFLPKPSLAWPFIGLSVAYWLTNAVATQALGVGCGLEEMSFPIACVSMGVLALGILLPNAPGYFGAFQVAVYASLALFFPAAVIDSKGAAFVFIQYVVQTAVTLGAALVAWLVERSHLNARAKNLPVSEATR, encoded by the coding sequence ATGAGGGAGCCTTGGATGCGCCGCTATGGCCTGCGCCTAGTGGCTTCCCTCCTGGCCGGCTTGGTCGCGCTCTGGGTACTCCACGCCGGCGGCTTGCCCCTCGTCCCGCCCGCGAGCGCACTCAAGGCAGTTGCGCCTTGGTCCATCGCCGCATACGCCGTTGGCTTTTCGCTGGTTCACTTGTTGCGGGCTGCACGCTGGCATTGGCTGCTGCGTCCCCTTGGCGAGGTGTCCTTCCGCCGAATGCTGAACGTTTCGTTCATCGGTTTCGCGGCGATCGTGGTGCTGCCACTCAGATCGGGAGAGTTCGTGCGTCCGGTTTTGATCCGCAAGGATACGAACATCGGGGGCTGGGCGGCGACTGGGACGATCGCGGCGGAACGCGTGATCGACGGCGTGTTGGTGAGCCTCCTGCTCTTACTCGGCTTGTTGGCCTCCACCCCCTTGGATCCCCTACCCGACCGCATCGGGGAGCTCGCGGTCCCTGCACGCGTGATTCCCGGTCTGGCCTACAGCGCTCTTGCGCTCTTCGCGGGTGCTTTCACGGCGATGGGGTTGTTCTACGTCAAGCGCGAGCTCACGACCCGTCTCGTCAGTGCCACGCTGGGTCGCGTGTCTCCGCGGCTAGGCGCTTGGCTGACCACGCGGCTCGAGCAGCTTGCGTCAGGACTAAGCTTCCTGCCGAAGCCTTCCCTCGCCTGGCCGTTCATTGGGCTTAGCGTCGCCTATTGGCTGACAAACGCCGTGGCAACCCAGGCGCTGGGGGTTGGCTGTGGCCTCGAGGAAATGAGCTTTCCCATCGCGTGTGTCAGCATGGGAGTGCTCGCGCTGGGGATCTTGTTGCCCAATGCTCCAGGCTACTTCGGCGCGTTTCAGGTCGCTGTCTACGCCTCGCTCGCGCTGTTCTTCCCGGCGGCCGTGATCGACTCCAAAGGCGCCGCCTTCGTGTTCATTCAATATGTCGTGCAGACGGCTGTCACGTTGGGAGCAGCCCTGGTCGCGTGGCTCGTTGAGCGCAGTCACCTGAATGCCCGCGCCAAAAACTTGCCCGTGAGTGAGGCAACCCGCTAG
- a CDS encoding serine/threonine protein kinase has product MDETPERIGRYPIVRPLAHGAMGRVLLAHDPVLDRPVAIKLLRNDLGLTADQKETLLERMQQEARASARVSHPNIVALHDMGDSDEVGLFLVFEHVEGKNLKERLLQGPLGPESAAELAEGLGSALATAHGAGVLHRDIKPENIILAKHGPKLVDFGIARLPDSTLTHEGGVLGTPAYAAPEAIANGKFTPLSDQFSLATTMYEAISGRRAFPGDDAVAVASRIGTEEPPAIAAVCGVDPHVDTVLARGMSKVPRSRFESAEDFGRALAEALRMSPRTAMPTTPDRYHAESTQSSGRGLRVGVGAAAAGALIAVSAFHLSRQLEEPPQAATVPVPVAVSVSQTDDPDQPVAVLAERPPDKKKRPPKRRDRQRTSVDAGTNPDTPEKAGDAGSGGNPKPPSGEGL; this is encoded by the coding sequence ATGGACGAGACCCCCGAACGCATCGGTCGCTACCCGATCGTGCGCCCGTTGGCGCACGGTGCGATGGGTCGAGTCTTGCTCGCACACGATCCGGTGCTCGATCGCCCGGTCGCGATCAAGTTGTTGCGCAACGACCTCGGGCTCACGGCGGACCAGAAAGAAACGCTGCTCGAACGCATGCAGCAAGAAGCTCGCGCTTCCGCGCGGGTGAGCCATCCCAACATCGTAGCGTTGCACGATATGGGGGACTCGGACGAAGTCGGGCTGTTCCTGGTGTTCGAGCACGTCGAAGGCAAGAACCTCAAAGAACGGCTGCTACAGGGCCCGTTGGGTCCTGAATCCGCGGCCGAGCTCGCCGAGGGGCTCGGGTCGGCGCTCGCAACCGCACACGGAGCCGGAGTGCTCCATCGCGACATCAAACCGGAGAACATCATCCTGGCCAAGCATGGGCCGAAGCTCGTGGACTTCGGCATCGCGAGGCTCCCGGACTCCACGCTTACCCACGAAGGCGGCGTGCTTGGGACCCCGGCGTACGCGGCACCGGAGGCGATCGCGAACGGCAAGTTCACGCCGCTTTCGGATCAGTTTTCCCTCGCCACGACGATGTACGAGGCGATCAGCGGTCGGCGCGCTTTCCCGGGCGACGACGCCGTCGCCGTTGCGAGTCGCATCGGCACGGAGGAGCCACCAGCGATTGCCGCGGTATGCGGCGTGGACCCCCACGTGGACACCGTCCTTGCTCGCGGCATGAGCAAAGTGCCGCGGTCCCGCTTCGAATCAGCGGAAGACTTTGGACGAGCACTGGCCGAAGCGCTGCGCATGTCACCGCGCACCGCGATGCCCACCACTCCCGATCGTTACCATGCGGAATCGACTCAGAGTTCGGGTAGAGGGCTACGTGTTGGCGTTGGCGCCGCCGCAGCGGGAGCGCTGATCGCCGTCTCGGCTTTCCATTTGAGCCGTCAGCTCGAGGAACCGCCCCAGGCGGCCACGGTTCCGGTGCCCGTCGCCGTGAGCGTGAGCCAGACGGACGATCCAGACCAACCCGTAGCCGTCCTGGCGGAGCGTCCGCCCGACAAGAAGAAGCGACCTCCCAAGCGCCGAGACCGTCAGCGCACGAGCGTGGACGCTGGCACCAATCCAGATACACCGGAAAAAGCCGGAGATGCCGGATCCGGCGGGAATCCGAAGCCACCCAGCGGCGAGGGGCTGTAG
- a CDS encoding protein tyrosine phosphatase, with protein MSGGAQYVDLHSHWLVGIDDGARSIEESREILSGLQALGFGLVIATPHMRPGLFDNDRTAILSAWERTREELGSLRLPELALASEHYFDDVVINRIKVGDGLPYPGGRAVLLEFYDQRFPLSISHQLFELQRQGLRPVIAHPERYQRIWEAPEVLEQLVDAGSLALLDTAALMGKYGSQPRRCAEHLLEEGLYHAACSDAHRPRDVAAVAEGMEIIRRRWGEDELDFLFNEGPRQILEGRVQT; from the coding sequence ATGTCCGGGGGTGCCCAGTACGTCGACTTGCACAGCCATTGGCTGGTGGGGATCGACGACGGTGCGCGGTCCATCGAGGAGAGCCGGGAGATCCTGAGTGGTCTGCAGGCACTCGGATTCGGTTTGGTGATCGCGACGCCTCATATGCGGCCCGGGCTCTTCGACAACGACCGGACGGCGATTCTCTCCGCGTGGGAGCGCACCCGTGAAGAGCTTGGCTCGCTGCGACTGCCGGAGCTGGCGCTAGCGAGCGAGCACTACTTTGACGATGTGGTCATCAACCGCATCAAGGTGGGAGACGGTCTGCCCTATCCTGGAGGTCGGGCTGTACTCCTCGAGTTCTACGACCAGCGCTTCCCCCTCAGCATCTCGCACCAGCTTTTCGAACTGCAGCGTCAGGGGTTGCGCCCAGTGATCGCGCATCCGGAGCGCTACCAGCGGATCTGGGAGGCGCCCGAGGTGCTGGAGCAGCTGGTCGACGCCGGCTCCCTCGCACTGCTGGATACCGCCGCGTTGATGGGGAAGTACGGCAGCCAACCCCGGCGCTGCGCGGAGCACCTACTCGAGGAAGGGCTGTACCACGCGGCCTGCAGTGACGCGCATCGACCGCGCGACGTCGCCGCCGTGGCAGAAGGGATGGAAATCATCCGTCGGCGTTGGGGCGAGGACGAGCTCGACTTTCTGTTCAACGAAGGTCCCCGACAGATCTTGGAGGGACGCGTCCAAACATGA
- the der gene encoding ribosome biogenesis GTPase Der, translated as MSGNPERPDAEDSLEDAELEQTDFLPEDEPVESAPVQYQRCLIAVVGRPNVGKSTLFNRLIGERLAIVHDAPGVTRDRNYADAVIGGRSVTVVDTGGFDPTTDDPMGQGIARHVMAAIAEADLVLCVLDGVNPPTQADADAIKLLRRADKPVLYCANKVDSQKHEAEITELYRLGVDRLYPLSALHGRGLGELELAMRSGLPAPVVLETGATDDLEVPRVALLGRPNAGKSSLFNRLSGSERSLVDDRPGTTRDAVDSEVEVAGQRYWLIDTAGIRKKAKVQEEVESASVMRSIKAAGRADIVILMCDASEGIGDQEQRLLGLCAERGRGIVVGLNKSDLLTAAQRKAAVQQAEEKLGFARWAKVMLLSAKNGNGVEALMKQARRTHRELHRRIPTAELNRFFESVLERRPPPTAGGKAPRLYYVTQAQTNPPLFVAMSNAPEVINEGYRRFVMNQLRKTFGFDSVPIKIAFRKRSRRGDS; from the coding sequence ATGAGCGGCAACCCAGAGCGTCCCGACGCCGAAGACAGCCTCGAAGACGCTGAACTCGAGCAAACCGATTTCCTCCCGGAAGACGAACCCGTTGAATCCGCGCCGGTCCAATATCAGCGCTGCTTGATCGCCGTCGTGGGCCGCCCCAACGTGGGCAAGAGCACGCTCTTCAACCGTTTGATCGGAGAGCGCCTGGCGATCGTGCACGACGCGCCTGGCGTCACTCGCGACCGCAACTATGCAGACGCCGTGATTGGGGGGCGCAGCGTGACGGTGGTGGATACGGGCGGCTTCGACCCAACCACCGACGACCCCATGGGACAGGGCATCGCACGTCACGTGATGGCGGCCATCGCTGAAGCCGACCTCGTGTTGTGTGTGCTCGACGGCGTGAATCCGCCAACCCAAGCGGACGCCGACGCAATCAAGCTGCTGCGCCGCGCCGACAAGCCGGTGCTCTACTGCGCGAACAAGGTCGACAGCCAGAAACACGAGGCGGAGATCACCGAACTCTATCGCCTCGGGGTCGATCGTTTGTACCCCCTCAGTGCCTTACACGGGCGGGGGTTAGGTGAGCTGGAGTTGGCCATGCGGTCCGGCTTACCGGCGCCAGTTGTGCTCGAGACGGGAGCGACCGATGACCTCGAAGTACCCCGTGTGGCGCTGCTCGGCCGGCCCAACGCGGGCAAGTCATCGCTATTCAATCGCCTGAGCGGCAGCGAACGCTCCTTGGTGGACGACCGGCCTGGAACCACACGAGACGCGGTGGACTCCGAAGTGGAGGTCGCAGGGCAACGCTACTGGCTCATCGATACCGCAGGGATCCGCAAGAAGGCCAAGGTTCAAGAAGAGGTGGAGAGCGCCAGCGTGATGCGCTCCATCAAGGCGGCGGGTCGGGCAGACATCGTGATCTTGATGTGCGACGCCAGTGAAGGGATCGGCGACCAGGAGCAGCGGCTGCTTGGGCTCTGCGCCGAGCGCGGGCGCGGCATCGTCGTGGGGCTCAACAAGAGCGATCTCCTGACGGCCGCCCAGCGCAAAGCCGCCGTGCAACAGGCGGAAGAGAAGCTCGGGTTCGCACGCTGGGCCAAGGTGATGCTGCTCAGCGCGAAGAACGGTAACGGCGTCGAAGCGTTGATGAAGCAAGCCCGGCGCACCCACCGCGAGCTGCATCGGCGGATCCCCACGGCAGAGCTGAATCGCTTCTTCGAGAGCGTGCTGGAGCGGCGCCCCCCGCCGACTGCCGGGGGCAAGGCGCCGCGGCTGTACTACGTGACTCAGGCGCAGACGAACCCGCCGCTCTTCGTGGCGATGAGCAACGCACCCGAAGTGATCAACGAAGGTTACCGCCGGTTCGTGATGAACCAGCTGCGTAAGACCTTCGGTTTCGACTCGGTTCCGATCAAGATCGCTTTCCGCAAGCGCTCGCGCCGCGGCGACAGCTGA
- a CDS encoding SUMF1/EgtB/PvdO family nonheme iron enzyme, translating to MRGLLTAACLLGSAWLLRPPTVAEAASNVQAQLTDSSTPAERAYTGGIVTLRAPTSTMLRIPSVKFQMGSTAMDVVEALLLCNREPYGELCDQGMFSDELPQHAVTLDSFWIDRTEVTVADYARCVRVGRCKPVREGGAARFERPNYPRGLVSYDDARDYCHFRGARLPSEAEWEGAARGKAHRKFPWGNLYNSRAANHGRFAWSETESKDGYAELAPVGAYPSGATPQGVLDMAGNVAEWVSDYYGPYPDTPQRNPRGTGTGPRIARGGHYQSAAPWLRTGSRLSADPDIRRPYIGFRCAKSARRVAPQRLGPRDVE from the coding sequence ATGCGGGGCCTGCTCACGGCTGCTTGTTTGCTTGGAAGCGCCTGGCTGTTGCGGCCCCCTACGGTCGCAGAGGCAGCAAGCAACGTTCAAGCACAGCTGACCGATAGCTCGACCCCCGCCGAACGCGCGTACACCGGCGGAATCGTCACGCTTCGCGCGCCGACCTCCACGATGTTGCGGATCCCTTCCGTGAAGTTTCAGATGGGCTCAACGGCAATGGACGTGGTGGAGGCGCTGCTTCTGTGTAACCGCGAGCCCTACGGTGAGCTCTGCGATCAAGGCATGTTCTCCGATGAGCTACCTCAGCACGCGGTGACCCTCGACAGCTTCTGGATAGACCGCACGGAAGTGACGGTGGCCGACTACGCCCGCTGCGTACGCGTCGGCCGCTGCAAGCCGGTTAGAGAGGGCGGCGCGGCGCGCTTCGAGCGCCCGAACTATCCGCGCGGCTTGGTCAGCTATGACGACGCGCGAGACTACTGTCACTTCCGCGGCGCGCGCCTACCGAGTGAGGCCGAGTGGGAAGGTGCGGCGCGAGGCAAGGCACACCGCAAGTTTCCTTGGGGCAATTTGTACAACTCCCGAGCGGCAAACCACGGTCGCTTCGCTTGGAGTGAGACGGAGTCGAAAGACGGCTACGCCGAGCTTGCCCCAGTGGGCGCCTACCCTTCCGGCGCGACGCCTCAAGGGGTGCTCGACATGGCTGGCAACGTGGCCGAGTGGGTGAGTGACTACTACGGCCCTTATCCCGACACGCCCCAAAGGAATCCGCGCGGAACTGGCACAGGCCCACGCATCGCACGCGGGGGGCACTACCAGAGCGCCGCGCCGTGGCTGCGCACTGGCTCGAGGCTGTCCGCCGATCCCGATATTCGCCGGCCGTACATCGGCTTCCGCTGTGCGAAGAGCGCTCGCCGCGTCGCCCCGCAGCGGCTAGGACCTCGGGATGTCGAGTGA
- a CDS encoding enoyl-CoA hydratase/isomerase family protein, translated as MSDATNVVLSEAQGRVLVIRLNRADARNAISGDVAKGMEAALDELESNDELWAGVLAANGPTFCAGADLKWIASGRAAELSTERGGFAGLVRRKRTKPLIGAVHSDALAGGFEIALACDILVAAEGSKFGLPEVKRSLVALAGGLVELPRLIGEKLALELALTGDPFPVERLLTAGLVNHVVPQEQVFERALGIATRITEAGPLAVKASREIIVGGRDLPSEERWQRSFELGWPVFGSEDAQEGPRAFIEKRSPVWKGR; from the coding sequence ATGAGCGACGCAACGAACGTGGTGTTGAGTGAGGCGCAGGGACGCGTGTTGGTGATTCGGCTGAACCGGGCCGATGCGCGGAACGCGATCAGCGGAGACGTCGCCAAGGGCATGGAAGCCGCGCTCGATGAGCTCGAAAGCAACGACGAGCTGTGGGCGGGCGTGCTCGCGGCGAACGGCCCGACCTTCTGCGCGGGGGCCGATTTGAAGTGGATCGCCTCGGGGCGCGCGGCAGAGCTGTCCACTGAACGAGGTGGCTTTGCCGGGCTCGTGCGGCGCAAGCGCACGAAGCCGCTGATCGGTGCGGTTCACTCAGATGCGTTGGCGGGCGGCTTCGAAATCGCCCTCGCCTGCGACATCCTGGTCGCCGCAGAAGGCTCGAAGTTCGGTTTGCCCGAGGTGAAGCGCTCGTTGGTGGCGCTGGCAGGTGGCCTGGTCGAGCTGCCGCGGCTGATCGGTGAGAAGCTCGCACTCGAGCTGGCGCTCACTGGAGATCCATTCCCTGTGGAAAGATTGCTGACAGCAGGCCTAGTGAATCACGTGGTCCCGCAAGAGCAGGTCTTCGAGCGGGCACTGGGGATCGCGACTCGCATCACCGAAGCGGGTCCGTTGGCCGTGAAAGCGTCTCGCGAGATCATCGTCGGTGGACGAGATCTCCCCTCAGAGGAGCGTTGGCAGCGGTCTTTCGAGCTCGGGTGGCCGGTGTTCGGCTCGGAAGATGCCCAGGAAGGCCCGCGGGCGTTCATCGAGAAGCGCTCACCCGTTTGGAAGGGGCGCTAG
- a CDS encoding CBS domain-containing protein → MEVILTHELTDFDGFAAAVAAQKLYPGSEIVFGRRVSPALHDYLALHRDRFRTLRYSDIDQHSVRRVILVDHRRKSRLGAFEILQQRLEAQDPTLDVHVYDHHPKVGADEVEGSVELVEPVGSATTLLVERIKASGIPIDVEEATLFTLGIYADTGSLTYPNTSGRDARAVGWLLDQGGNLKTLNRYLKPEFSPNQRELIKRVLDALESREIGGTNVGFAKLRMEKVVNGLADVTSAVAGFDGNQALFAFYAIQDKRVQIVARSSSPVVNVAERLAPFGGGGHPSAAAATIKGGDVDELYAQILAGFRAEPPNPKRVSDVMSRLVRSVTPTTPLVELKHSLRVWHHTGVPVVEAGELIGLISRRDVEKAEAAGRLHLPVSSCMAHHLRTTTPEASLESAFREMQSHDIGRLPVLDHGKLVGILTRSDLRSVLYGPPSTSEPPPRRSDPQHAPPAHSERPLAEAE, encoded by the coding sequence ATGGAGGTCATCCTCACCCACGAGCTCACTGACTTCGACGGGTTCGCTGCCGCCGTCGCCGCGCAGAAGCTCTACCCGGGGTCGGAGATCGTCTTCGGGCGGCGCGTGTCTCCAGCACTCCACGACTACCTTGCGTTGCATCGGGATCGTTTCCGCACGCTACGCTACAGCGACATCGATCAGCACAGCGTGCGTCGCGTGATCCTTGTCGATCACCGGCGCAAGAGCCGCCTGGGAGCGTTCGAGATACTGCAACAGCGGCTCGAAGCGCAGGACCCCACGTTGGACGTCCACGTCTACGATCACCACCCGAAAGTAGGCGCGGATGAGGTCGAGGGTTCGGTCGAGTTAGTCGAGCCCGTCGGCTCCGCAACCACGTTGCTCGTCGAGCGCATCAAGGCGTCCGGCATTCCCATTGACGTTGAGGAGGCCACGCTCTTTACCCTGGGGATCTACGCGGACACCGGCTCACTCACCTACCCGAACACCTCAGGACGCGACGCGCGCGCCGTTGGCTGGCTGCTCGATCAGGGCGGCAACCTGAAGACCCTGAACCGCTACCTAAAGCCGGAGTTCAGCCCCAATCAGCGCGAGCTGATCAAGCGGGTGCTCGACGCCCTCGAGTCGCGGGAGATCGGCGGCACCAACGTCGGTTTCGCAAAGCTGCGCATGGAAAAGGTGGTCAATGGCCTTGCGGACGTCACCAGCGCGGTAGCCGGCTTCGACGGCAATCAGGCGCTGTTTGCGTTCTACGCAATTCAAGACAAACGCGTGCAGATCGTCGCTCGCTCGAGTTCACCGGTCGTCAACGTGGCTGAGCGGCTCGCGCCCTTTGGAGGTGGCGGGCATCCAAGCGCCGCGGCGGCGACGATCAAAGGTGGAGATGTCGACGAACTGTACGCACAGATCCTCGCGGGTTTTCGTGCGGAACCGCCAAACCCCAAGCGCGTCTCGGATGTGATGAGTCGCTTGGTGCGCAGCGTGACCCCAACCACTCCCCTCGTTGAACTCAAGCACAGCTTGCGGGTGTGGCACCACACGGGCGTACCCGTGGTCGAGGCGGGGGAGCTGATTGGCCTGATCTCCCGGCGGGACGTCGAGAAAGCCGAGGCCGCCGGGCGGCTGCATTTGCCGGTCTCGAGCTGCATGGCTCACCACTTACGCACGACGACCCCCGAGGCGTCCCTCGAGTCTGCTTTTCGCGAGATGCAGTCCCACGACATTGGGCGCTTGCCGGTGCTCGACCATGGCAAGCTGGTAGGCATCCTCACTCGCTCGGACTTGCGGAGCGTGCTCTACGGTCCGCCGAGTACGAGCGAGCCGCCGCCTCGCCGTAGCGATCCTCAGCACGCGCCGCCAGCACACTCGGAGCGACCGCTGGCCGAAGCAGAGTAG
- a CDS encoding ArsA family ATPase, with protein sequence MSLPSLDALIDERRVVLCVGCGGVGKTTVAAALALAGARRGKRVLCLTIDPARRLANSLGLDRMTGEAQRVEPALFQRAGLDVQGSLTVMMLDTKRTFDELVTRHASSTAARDKILENRLYQYVSTSLAGTQEYMAMEKLLSVKQDSHYDLIVLDTPPTSNALDFLDAPERITEAIDSAAMRWFIQAFESSGKFSLNLVAKSVALVLRGIGKLTGGGFLEQMAEFITELNDLFGGFKSRAAEVAKAFRSTEFAYVLVTSPAPMAIREVLFFAERLHDQGMARDAFVVNRVHRAPRSVATEGEVEAALAQHGIRLGQDAPARLVRAVSEEQSLAELDRSHLSRLDGALANNPDGSPPTRVNIPALPSDVHDISTLAGISRLLAPGS encoded by the coding sequence ATGAGCCTTCCCTCTCTGGATGCCCTGATCGACGAGCGCCGTGTGGTGCTGTGCGTGGGCTGCGGCGGCGTAGGCAAGACCACGGTTGCCGCTGCGCTTGCGTTGGCGGGTGCCCGACGGGGCAAGCGTGTGCTTTGCCTCACCATCGATCCAGCTCGTCGCCTCGCGAATAGCCTAGGGCTCGACCGGATGACGGGGGAGGCGCAACGGGTGGAACCAGCGCTCTTCCAGCGCGCTGGCCTGGACGTCCAAGGCAGCCTGACGGTCATGATGCTGGACACCAAGCGCACCTTCGACGAGCTGGTGACACGCCACGCGTCGTCAACCGCCGCTCGGGACAAGATCCTGGAGAATCGTCTGTACCAGTACGTGTCCACCAGCCTGGCGGGTACCCAGGAGTACATGGCGATGGAGAAGCTCCTGAGCGTCAAACAGGACTCCCATTATGACTTGATCGTGCTCGACACGCCGCCGACGAGCAATGCGCTCGACTTCCTGGACGCACCAGAGCGCATCACTGAGGCCATCGATAGCGCCGCCATGCGCTGGTTCATTCAGGCATTTGAATCCTCGGGGAAATTCAGCCTGAATCTCGTCGCCAAGAGCGTCGCGTTGGTCCTGCGCGGTATCGGCAAGCTAACTGGCGGTGGCTTCCTCGAGCAGATGGCGGAGTTCATCACCGAGTTGAACGACCTGTTTGGTGGTTTCAAGAGCCGTGCGGCAGAGGTAGCGAAGGCGTTCCGCTCCACCGAGTTCGCCTACGTGTTGGTAACCAGTCCCGCGCCCATGGCCATTCGAGAGGTGCTGTTCTTCGCCGAACGGCTCCACGACCAGGGCATGGCTCGGGACGCGTTCGTGGTGAATCGGGTTCATCGGGCGCCACGCTCTGTCGCGACTGAGGGCGAGGTCGAAGCAGCGCTTGCCCAGCACGGCATTCGGTTGGGGCAGGATGCGCCGGCACGCCTGGTGCGCGCCGTCAGCGAAGAGCAGAGCCTCGCGGAACTCGATCGTTCGCACCTCAGCCGTCTGGATGGCGCGCTCGCGAACAACCCGGATGGCAGCCCGCCAACCCGGGTCAACATCCCCGCGTTGCCGAGCGATGTTCACGACATCTCGACCCTGGCGGGAATTTCCCGGTTGCTGGCGCCCGGCAGCTGA
- a CDS encoding RNA methyltransferase, with protein MSSERPSKQASKQRLVVPVAQRTRFILVGPHYPENVGAAARAMKAMGLSRLVLVRPGRLARPDHPMARKMAVKSLDVLDAAPILETLEEALLGVDFSIATSAKIGNRGAYTLRTGAEELVRLASQGLQLAVVFGNEKSGLSDVESLLCDATLRIPMAAPQPSINLAQACQLVSYELFATALVSCLRSPLQNSPAP; from the coding sequence ATGTCGAGTGAGCGACCCTCGAAGCAGGCGAGCAAACAGCGTCTGGTTGTGCCCGTCGCCCAGCGGACGCGTTTCATCCTCGTGGGCCCCCACTACCCAGAGAACGTCGGTGCCGCTGCGCGAGCGATGAAGGCAATGGGGCTGTCGCGTCTTGTCCTCGTCCGCCCAGGGCGCCTCGCGCGGCCGGATCATCCGATGGCGCGCAAGATGGCCGTGAAGAGCCTCGATGTCTTGGACGCGGCACCCATCCTGGAAACCCTCGAAGAAGCGTTGCTTGGGGTCGACTTCAGCATCGCCACCAGCGCCAAAATCGGAAACCGCGGCGCTTACACCCTGCGCACCGGCGCCGAGGAACTCGTGCGACTTGCGAGTCAAGGACTTCAGCTCGCCGTGGTCTTCGGCAACGAGAAGTCGGGTCTGAGCGATGTCGAGAGCCTGCTTTGCGACGCCACGCTGCGCATCCCGATGGCTGCACCGCAACCGTCGATCAACTTGGCGCAGGCGTGTCAGCTGGTCTCCTACGAGCTGTTCGCCACAGCGCTAGTGTCCTGTCTCCGTAGTCCGCTGCAAAACTCGCCCGCCCCCTGA